In the genome of Gammaproteobacteria bacterium, the window GCGCCGCCGCCTCCTCTGCGCTGTAGCCGAGTTCGCCGAGCAGCTCGAAGGTGTGCTCTCCAAGCAACGGCGGGTGCAGTCGCACGCTTCCCGGGGTTTCATAGAAGCGGATCGGCACGCCGGTCACCCGCACTTCGCCGAGCAGCGGATGGCTGGTCGGCACGATCATGTTGTTGTGCAGGATCTGGGGATCACGCACCACGTCCTCGACCTGGTTGATTGGCGCCGTGAGCACATCGGCCGCGATCAGTTTCGGGAGGAGTTCCTCGCGCGTGTACGCCTGCGTGCGCTCGGCGACCACGCGATCGAGCTCGTCCTGATTCGTCAGCCGCGCCGCGATATCGTGAAAGCGTGGATCGGTGTCCCAGTCGACCTCGAGCGCGCGGCACAGCTTGACGAAGAATTTCTCGCCCGGCGTGGTGATCACGACGTGTCCGCCGTCGCGCGTCGGATAAACGCCCGAGGGCGCGAAATACAGGCTGCGGTTTCCGGTACGTACCGGCGCCTCCCCGGTCGCGAGATAGGTGCCGATCGAGCTCGCCTGCGCATGCATCAGCGCATCGAGCAGCGAGACTTCCACACGCTGTCCGGCACCGGTGCGGTCACGCACACGCAGCGCCGCCTGGGCCGCATTGGCGACCAGCAGCGAGGTGATCACGTCGACCGCGGGGAAACCGGTGCGCACCGGCTCGCCATCCGGGTCACCGTTCAGCGCCAGCACACCGGCATAACCCTGGGCGAGAAAAGTCGATGCCCGGACGGCCCGCGTAGGGACCGTCCGGACCGAACGCGGTGACACCGACCCACACGATATGGGGTTTGAGCACGGCCACCTGCTCGTAGTTGAGGCCGAGCTTGCTCAGCGCCGGCTCGCGGATATTGCTGATCAGCACATCGGCGGTGCGCACCAAACGCGCAAACACCTCGCGCGCACCCTCCTCGCGCAGATCGATCACGATGTCGCGCTTGTTGCGATTCAGGCTGAGATAGGGACCGCGCTCGGTGCCGCGCAGCGGGCCGAGGTGACGGCTCTCATCGCCGTAGTGCGATTCCACGCGAATCACGTCGGCACCGAGATCCCCGAGCAGCGTGGCACCGTAAGGGCCCGCGAGCATGGTCGAGATATCGAGCACGCGCAGCCCTTCCAACGGTCCAGCCGACGGTTTTTGTTCACTCATGGTAGAGATTTCCTGGTGTGGGCCGGCACATCAGGCGTGCAGGCGTTGAACCGTTTCGCGCACGAAATCGGTATCGGCTTGCGCCGCCGGCGGTAGATCGATCAGCACGGTGTCGAACAATCCCGCCACACGCTCACGCAGACGATCCGCGAATTCATCGAAGCGCGCGATGACGGCCCATTGTTCCAGCATATCGTCGCGGATCAGCGCCGGCATCTCGGCCCACTTTCCCGCGAGCGAAAGGCGGTGCAACTCGAGCCCGACCTCTTCCCAGCCATGGAATGCGAGCACCGCATGATAAGAGCGAGTGGAGGCGTAGAACGAAATCTGCTGGCGTAGCGCGTCCTTGGCTTTCTGCACCGCCTCCTCGTCGCGCCCGAGCGCCAGAAACGGCGCCCCGGTCAGTTCGAAATCCGTGCGCTCGCGTCCCGCCTTCATCAAGCCCGCATCGATCGCAGGCAGCAGCACCGAACGCGTGTAGTCGAAGGTTCCCACCGGATGCAGCCGCAAGCCCTCGCAGAGCTCACCGGCGAGACGCGCCATGTACGGATTGACCGCCGCGACCTGGATCGGGATATCGGGATGCGCGATCGGTCCCGGGTTGAAAAACGGCGGGATCATCGTGAAGCGGTAGTGCTTCCCCTCGAAATACTGCGGGTTTTTCGGGTCCTGGAACGAGCGGAATATCGCGCGCAGGCACTGCACGTACTCACGCATCCGTGGCCCGGGAGCAGACGGCCAAGGCGTGGAATAGCGGCGCTCGTTGTGGCCCTTGATCTGGGTGCCGATGCCGAGCACAAAGCGTCCCTGAGAATAATGCTGCAGATCCCAGGCACATTGCGCGGTGACCATGGGGCTGCGCGGAAACGCGATCGCGACATTGGTGCCGAGACGCACCCGCGTGGTGTGCTCGGCGGCAACCGCGAGCGGCAGGTACGGATCATGTCCAGCCTCGGGTGTGGTGATGCCGTCGAAGCCGAGATTCTCGAGCGTGCGCGCGCGTTCAGCGATGCGCGCGAGCGCCGTGCCGGCCTGCCCCTTCCCGGCATACTGGGCTGTGTCCGGCCCCATCATCACGGTCTCGACGCGCAGTGTCATGAGTGCTCCCTTGTCACGCGTGGGCCTCAGCGTCCCTTGAACTCGGGTTTGCGCTTCTCCATGAATGCACGCGGCCCCTCGGTCGCGTCATAGGAGCCGAACACGCGCGCGCCGATGGCTTTTTCCAGCACGAAACCCGGCTCCAGGTTAGCCTGGCGCAGCACGATCTCCTTGGCCGTGCGCACCGCGAACGGACTGTTCAGGCAGATCTTTTCCGCGATGCGCAGCGCCTCGTCCATCAGTTGCTCGCGCGGCACCACGCGGTTGATCAACCCGATGTCATAGGCGCGGCGCGCATCGATATTCTCGCCCGTGAGCAGCAGCTCCATCGCCACCGCCCAGGGGATTTGCCGCGGCAGGCGCACATGTGTGCCGCCGGTGGGCACCAGGCCGAAGCGCACTTCGCCGAGGCCGAAGGTCGCATGCTCGGAAGCGATGCGGATATCGGTACCCTGCATGAATTCCATGCCACCGGCGATGCAGAAACCGTTCACGGCGGCAATGATCGGTTTGAACACATCGGAGAACGGGCGCTTGGTATGATCCGAATAGCCCAGTTGCTCGCCCGCGTTCAGTCGCGGGATTGCTTCCTGCAGATCCATGCCGGCGCAAAATGCCTTCTCGCCGGCGCCGGTGAGAATCGCGACCCACAGCTCGTCGTCGTTCTGGAAGTCGGCGAAACAGGCATCCATCGCCGCGAGCATCTCGACGGTGAACGCATTCATGGCACGCGGCCGGTTGATGGTCATCAGCGCGATGTGGCCGCGCTTTTCGTAGCCAAATGTTTCCGGCAGTTCCAATGTCATCTGCTGTTTCTCCCCTGCGCTGATTGGTTGATCCGTTGTCGCCACGCGGTGCTCAGCCCGGCCTGCGGCGAAAACGCGGCAGGCTGACCTCGGGCGTCACCGCCTCGAATTCCACCTCGACCGGCAGGCCGATCACGAGCTCCTGCGGCGCGCAGTCGACCATGTTGCCGAGCAGGCGCACGCCCTCTTCCATCTCCACCACCACCGGCGCCAGCGGCGTGTCGTTCGCGAATGCCGGATGCAGCGCGCGCTGCACCACGGTCCAGGTGTAGACAGTGCCGCGTCCGCTGGAGCGCGCCCATTCCCAGGCGAAGGAATTGCATTGCGCGCAGAGCTCGCGCGGCACATGACGAAACGTTCCGCAATCGGTACAGCGCTGGAAGCGCAGCTCGCCCTGGCGGCACCACGCATAGAACTCGCCGCTCAGCCCCTCCAGCACGGGCAGCGGTTTGGCGTAAGGCAGGGCATCGTTGCTCATCGGGTTCCGCTCCTTCGCTAGCGTCGCAGAATCGCGATGCTGCCATCGCCGAAATCGCCCCAGCCGGTGACCACGCCGATCTCGGCATCCGCCACCTGGCGCGCCCCGGCCGTGCCGCGCAATTGCTTGACTGCCTCGACGATATGGCCGATGCCGAGCGAGTGCGCGTGCGACAACAATCCGCCATGGGTATTAACCGGCAGCCGGCCACCGAGCTCGATCGCCCCGTTCTCGACGAAGGCTCCGCCTTCGCCGCGTGCGCAGA includes:
- a CDS encoding OB-fold domain-containing protein, with the translated sequence MSNDALPYAKPLPVLEGLSGEFYAWCRQGELRFQRCTDCGTFRHVPRELCAQCNSFAWEWARSSGRGTVYTWTVVQRALHPAFANDTPLAPVVVEMEEGVRLLGNMVDCAPQELVIGLPVEVEFEAVTPEVSLPRFRRRPG
- a CDS encoding CoA transferase; its protein translation is MSEQKPSAGPLEGLRVLDISTMLAGPYGATLLGDLGADVIRVESHYGDESRHLGPLRGTERGPYLSLNRNKRDIVIDLREEGAREVFARLVRTADVLISNIREPALSKLGLNYEQVAVLKPHIVWVGVTAFGPDGPYAGRPGIDFSRPGLCRCAGAER
- a CDS encoding TIGR03617 family F420-dependent LLM class oxidoreductase; this encodes MTLRVETVMMGPDTAQYAGKGQAGTALARIAERARTLENLGFDGITTPEAGHDPYLPLAVAAEHTTRVRLGTNVAIAFPRSPMVTAQCAWDLQHYSQGRFVLGIGTQIKGHNERRYSTPWPSAPGPRMREYVQCLRAIFRSFQDPKNPQYFEGKHYRFTMIPPFFNPGPIAHPDIPIQVAAVNPYMARLAGELCEGLRLHPVGTFDYTRSVLLPAIDAGLMKAGRERTDFELTGAPFLALGRDEEAVQKAKDALRQQISFYASTRSYHAVLAFHGWEEVGLELHRLSLAGKWAEMPALIRDDMLEQWAVIARFDEFADRLRERVAGLFDTVLIDLPPAAQADTDFVRETVQRLHA
- a CDS encoding CoA transferase codes for the protein MLALNGDPDGEPVRTGFPAVDVITSLLVANAAQAALRVRDRTGAGQRVEVSLLDALMHAQASSIGTYLATGEAPVRTGNRSLYFAPSGVYPTRDGGHVVITTPGEKFFVKLCRALEVDWDTDPRFHDIAARLTNQDELDRVVAERTQAYTREELLPKLIAADVLTAPINQVEDVVRDPQILHNNMIVPTSHPLLGEVRVTGVPIRFYETPGSVRLHPPLLGEHTFELLGELGYSAEEAAALVREGLVADHGEIERRRLERNKSR
- a CDS encoding enoyl-CoA hydratase/isomerase family protein — its product is MTLELPETFGYEKRGHIALMTINRPRAMNAFTVEMLAAMDACFADFQNDDELWVAILTGAGEKAFCAGMDLQEAIPRLNAGEQLGYSDHTKRPFSDVFKPIIAAVNGFCIAGGMEFMQGTDIRIASEHATFGLGEVRFGLVPTGGTHVRLPRQIPWAVAMELLLTGENIDARRAYDIGLINRVVPREQLMDEALRIAEKICLNSPFAVRTAKEIVLRQANLEPGFVLEKAIGARVFGSYDATEGPRAFMEKRKPEFKGR